In a genomic window of Lycium ferocissimum isolate CSIRO_LF1 chromosome 9, AGI_CSIRO_Lferr_CH_V1, whole genome shotgun sequence:
- the LOC132030433 gene encoding uncharacterized protein LOC132030433, producing the protein MTSTTPNTTATTTALAITVDPTTGGVDELNAKAVQKRYEGLVMVRTKAIKGKGAWYWAHLEPILVHNSDSGLPKAVKLRCSLCDAVFSASNPSRTASEHLKRGTCPNFSSNSVAKPISSVPPTTNVGLTPSPTPLSPQNQRKRSSSGGLPRGGGSSNSVTTSYQVPPLAIVDPSRFAVELAYSPVVSMATTVVTGGGTPGGGSGGTPGGGGAVYATQQHLMLSGGKEDLGALAMLEDSVKKLKSPKASPGPTLSKSQIDNALDYLADWVYECCGSVSFSSLEHPKFKSFLNQVGLPPLSRRDFVGSRLDCKYEEAKVESEAKIRDAMFFQIASDGWKSKNYGHVGEENLVNLSVNLPNGTSVFRRAVFTSGYVQSKYAEEIFMETISEICGNSLHQCVGIVADKFKAKALRNLENQHHWMVNVSCQYQAFNSLVKDFGKELPLFKNVTENCLNLANFVNNKSQLRNSFHKYQLQEYGHAGLLRVPLRGYERSDFGPVYTLVEDILSSARALQLVLLDESYKILSMEEQIARDLEEMMRSPHFWNELEAVHSLVKLIKSMAQDIQTEKPRVGQCLPLWEELRVKVKDWCSKFHITEPPVEKVIERRFNKNYHPAWAAAFILDPLYLIRDASGKYLPPFKCLTPEQEKDVDKLITRLVSREEAHIALMELMKWRTEGLDPVYAQAVQLKQRDPTTGKMKIANPQSSRLVWETHLTEFKSLGKVAVRLIFLRASSCGFKCNWSVLRWVNAHSHSRVGMDKAQKLIFIAAHSKLQRRDCSSDEDKDAELFSLANSEDDVLNEVFVDTSSV; encoded by the coding sequence ATGACGTCTACTACACCAAATACAACAGCAACAACCACTGCTTTAGCCATCACTGTTGACCCCACTACTGGTGGCGTTGACGAACTTAACGCTAAGGCAGTACAAAAAAGATATGAAGGGTTAGTAATGGTAAGGACAAAAGCTATTAAAGGTAAAGGGGCTTGGTATTGGGCACATCTGGAACCTATTTTAGTTCATAATTCTGATAGCGGACTACCTAAAGCTGTTAAACTACGTTGTTCTTTATGTGATGCTGTTTTTTCTGCTTCAAACCCTTCAAGAACTGCTTCTGAACATCTTAAACGAGGTACTTGTCCTAATTTTAGCAGTAACTCCGTTGCTAAACCTATTTCTTCAGTTCCACCAACAACTAATGTTGGCTTAACGCCGTCACCAACTCCGTTAAGTCCGCAAAATCAACGTAAACGGAGTTCTTCTGGTGGTTTGCCACGTGGGGGTGGTAGTTCAAATAGTGTAACAACATCGTATCAAGTTCCACCTTTAGCTATTGTTGATCCATCAAGATTTGCTGTTGAGTTAGCTTATTCTCCTGTTGTTTCAATGGCAACTACAGTTGTCACCGGTGGCGGTACGCCAGGTGGCGGTAGTGGTGGTACGCCAGGTGGAGGTGGTGCTGTGTATGCTACACAGCAGCATTTGATGTTGTCAGGTGGTAAAGAGGATTTAGGTGCTTTAGCTATGTTGGAAGATAGTGTGAAAAAGCTAAAAAGTCCTAAAGCATCACCTGGTCCAACATTAAGTAAATCACAAATTGATAATGCACTTGATTATCTTGCTGATTGGGTGTATGAATGTTGTGGGTCAGTTTCGTTTTCGAGTCTTGAACATCCAAAGTTTAAGTCTTTTTTGAATCAAGTTGGTTTGCCTCCACTGTCAAGGAGGGATTTTGTTGGTTCAAGATTGGATTGCAAGTATGAGGAAGCGAAGGTTGAATCCGAGGCAAAAATTCGTGATGCGATGTTCTTTCAAATTGCATCTGATGGTTGGAAGTCGAAGAATTACGGGCATGTTGGTGAAGAAAATTTGGTTAATTTGTCTGTGAATCTTCCTAATGGGACCAGCGTGTTTAGAAGGGCGGTTTTTACTAGTGGATACGTGCAGTCGAAGTACGCGGAGGAGATTTTTATGGAGACAATTTCTGAAATTTGTGGGAACAGTTTGCACCAATGTGTAGGTATAGTTGCAGACAAGTTTAAGGCTAAAGCTTTGAGGAACTTAGAGAATCAGCATCATTGGATGGTTAATGTTTCTTGTCAGTATCAAGCGTTTAATAGTTTGGTTAAGGATTTTGGTAAGGAGCTTCCTTTGTTCAAGAATGTAACTGAGAATTGTTTAAACCTCGCGAATTTCGTTAATAATAAGTCTCAACTTCGAAATAGTTTTCACAAGTATCAGTTGCAGGAGTATGGGCATGCTGGTTTACTGAGAGTACCTTTGCGTGGTTATGAAAGATCAGATTTTGGACCTGTGTACACCTTAGTGGAGGATATTCTTAGCTCAGCACGGGCACTTCAATTAGTACTGTTGGACGAATCTTATAAGATTTTGTCTATGGAGGAGCAAATTGCTAGAGATCTCGAAGAGATGATGAGGAGCCCGCATTTTTGGAATGAACTGGAAGCAGTGCATTCGCTGGTAAAACTAATTAAGTCAATGGCTCAGGATATTCAGACAGAGAAGCCACGTGTAGGGCAATGCCTTCCTCTTTGGGAGGAGCTAAGGGTTAAAGTGAAGGATTGGTGTTCGAAGTTTCACATCACCGAGCCACCTGTCGAGAAAGTAATTGAAAGGAGATTCAACAAGAATTATCATCCTGCTTGGGCTGCTGCATTTATACTTGACCCCCTTTATCTGATTAGGGATGCTAGTGGCAAGTACTTACCTCCGTTTAAATGCCTAACACCGGAGCAAGAGAAAGACGTGGACAAGCTCATTACACGGCTTGTGTCTAGGGAAGAGGCTCACATTGCATTAATGGAGCTTATGAAATGGAGAACTGAAGGACTTGATCCCGTTTACGCTCAAGCCGTACAATTGAAGCAAAGGGATCCCACCACTGGAAAGATGAAGATTGCAAATCCACAAAGTAGCCGACTTGTGTGGGAAACTCATCTCACTGAATTTAAGTCACTTGGGAAAGTGGCGGTTAGGCTAATCTTTCTTCGTGCAAGTTCATGCGGTTTTAAATGCAACTGGTCTGTTTTGAGATGGGTGAATGCGCATTCCCATTCAAGAGTGGGAATGGACAAGGCGCAGAAGTTGATTTTTATTGCTGCTCATTCGAAGCTTCAGAGGAGGGATTGTTCTAGTGATGAAGACAAAGATGCGGAGCTCTTTTCCTTGGCAAACAGTGAGGATGATGTGCTAAATGAGGTTTTTGTTGATACATCCTCTGTGTAG